AGAGCGACATAAAACATGATCGACGACACAAGAACTGGTTAGAAAGTGGTCTAAGTGTCAATAAGGATTTATGGTAGGTAATATTGGCTTAACCGATTAAGTTATTTTGTTGTGCACGCTACCAATCCGAAAGCCAAGGACTGAAGAGACAAATAAAAAGTATCTAAATACATGGAGTCTTGCTGATGAAAACCTCCCTACTTGCTAGTGCGATAGCACTTACGATTTCTACCTCCTCTGCGTTTGCTGCTGATCTCAAGTACACACCTGGCGAAGATGCTCGCTTTAACTGGCAGAGCTACGAAGAGCTCAAAAAGACGGATCTAAAAGGTGAAACTGTCACCATTTTTGGACCTTGGTTAACCGAAGATAAAGAACTTGTTGAAAGCGTCATTGCGTATTTTGAGGCGGCGACGGGAGCAACAGTGAACTACTCTGGCTCTGACTCTTTTGAGCAACAAATAGCCATTGACGTCCAAGCGGGTAGTGCGCCGAATATCGCTATTTTCCCTCAACCAGGTCTTGCTGCTGATCTTGCTTCGAAAGGCTTTCTAACGCCACTGGATCCTAAGATGGGTGAGTGGATTAACGATAACTATGCTGCGGGTTCTTCTTGGGTTGATTTAGGTACGTTTGCAGACAAAGACGGAAAAGATCACTTATATGGATTCTTCTACAAAGTCGACTTGAAGTCTCTGGTTTGGTATGTGCCTGAAAACTTTGAAGATGTCGGGTATGAAGTGCCTGAAACGATGGAAGAGCTAAAAGCGCTGACAGAACAAATCGTTAAAGATGGCGAGACACCTTGGTGTGTAGGGCTCGGTTCAGGCGGTGCAACTGGATGGCCAGCAACAGACTGGGTGGAAGATATGATGCTCCGCACCCAATCACCTTCCGATTACGACAAGTGGACCACGAACGAGCTTAAGTTCAACGATCCTAAAGTTGTTGGTGCGATTGAAGAGTTCGGATGGTTTGTAAGAAACGACAAGTTCGTCGATGGCGGTGCACGCGCAGTCGCTGCGACTGACTTCCGTGATTCGCCTAAGGGTCTGTTTACGTCACCTGCGAAATGTTACCTACATCGCCAAGCCTCGTTTATTCCAAGTTTCTTCCCTGAAGGTACAGAGCTAGGGACTGATGTCGATTTCTTCTACTTCCCCGCTTACGAATCAAAAGATCTCGGTAAGCCAGTACTTGGTGCAGGTACTATGTGGAGTATCACTAAAGACTCCGAAGCGGCGCGTGCTTTCATGGCTTTCCTACAATCGCCAATTGCTCACGAAATCTGGATGGCTCAATCTGGGTTCTTAACACCGCATAAAGGCGTCAACATCGACGCATACGGCAATGATACCCTCAAGAAACAGGGTGAGATCTTGCTAGATGCTACAACGTTCCGCTTTGATGGCTCTGATTTGATGCCTGGTAAGATCGGCGCGGGTGCATTTTGGACTGGTATGGTGGATTACAGTGGCGGTAAATCCGCTCAAGACGTTGCCAACGACATCCAAAAAACATGGGATGCACTTAAGTAATAAGGCATAGTCAGGTGAAACCGATAGATGCAGTTTTTAGTGTGTCTATCGGTGTTCACATTTCACA
This is a stretch of genomic DNA from Vibrio maritimus. It encodes these proteins:
- a CDS encoding ABC transporter substrate-binding protein — translated: MKTSLLASAIALTISTSSAFAADLKYTPGEDARFNWQSYEELKKTDLKGETVTIFGPWLTEDKELVESVIAYFEAATGATVNYSGSDSFEQQIAIDVQAGSAPNIAIFPQPGLAADLASKGFLTPLDPKMGEWINDNYAAGSSWVDLGTFADKDGKDHLYGFFYKVDLKSLVWYVPENFEDVGYEVPETMEELKALTEQIVKDGETPWCVGLGSGGATGWPATDWVEDMMLRTQSPSDYDKWTTNELKFNDPKVVGAIEEFGWFVRNDKFVDGGARAVAATDFRDSPKGLFTSPAKCYLHRQASFIPSFFPEGTELGTDVDFFYFPAYESKDLGKPVLGAGTMWSITKDSEAARAFMAFLQSPIAHEIWMAQSGFLTPHKGVNIDAYGNDTLKKQGEILLDATTFRFDGSDLMPGKIGAGAFWTGMVDYSGGKSAQDVANDIQKTWDALK